One Cellulomonas taurus genomic region harbors:
- a CDS encoding DivIVA domain-containing protein: MSDGVMFRKVSGLKTGYHTEEVDDFFAHARTVYEQGPAGALTGKDVRTVAFDLVRHGYSTTAVDAALDRLEAAFVARSRADFINERGRQAWLEHLADQARTLYGRLTRPDGERFAAPSGRRPGYDAEQVDAVCHRLVGYFDRNEPLSAQDLRAATFARARGGRAYAEAPVDAFLERAIDVLLAAE; encoded by the coding sequence ATGAGCGACGGAGTCATGTTCCGCAAGGTGTCCGGTCTGAAGACCGGGTATCACACGGAGGAGGTCGATGACTTCTTCGCTCACGCTCGGACCGTGTACGAGCAGGGTCCGGCCGGTGCGCTGACCGGCAAGGACGTCCGCACCGTCGCCTTCGACCTGGTGCGGCACGGCTACTCGACCACCGCGGTCGACGCCGCGCTGGACCGGCTCGAGGCGGCCTTCGTGGCGCGTTCCCGGGCGGACTTCATCAACGAGCGCGGCCGCCAGGCGTGGCTGGAGCACCTGGCCGACCAGGCGCGCACCCTGTACGGACGGCTGACCCGGCCCGACGGCGAGCGGTTCGCGGCCCCCAGCGGCCGTCGCCCCGGTTACGACGCGGAGCAGGTGGACGCTGTGTGCCACCGGCTGGTGGGGTACTTCGACCGGAACGAGCCGCTGTCCGCCCAGGACCTGCGCGCGGCGACCTTCGCGCGTGCCCGTGGTGGCCGCGCCTACGCCGAGGCGCCGGTGGACGCGTTCCTGGAGCGCGCGATCGACGTCCTGCTCGCCGCGGAGTGA
- the rlmN gene encoding 23S rRNA (adenine(2503)-C(2))-methyltransferase RlmN, with protein MTTTPVALNLSTPARGARGKPPKHFADLTPEERVAKVVELGEKPLRAKQLATHYFSHLTSDPAAMTDLPAASRDLLVEAMFPELLTPARTLRADGGTTVKTLWHLFDGAKVESVLMRYANRSTLCVSSQAGCGMACPFCATGQLGLTRNLSPAEIIEQVRSAARSLANGEVPGGDTRLSNVVFMGMGEPLANYKTVMATVRALTAPTPEGFGMSARNITVSTVGLAPAMDRLAKEGIPVTLALSLHAPDDELRSELVPMNEKFSVKEVLDSARRYFEATGRRVSIEYALMRDINDQAWRADLLGTELNRRGRGWVHCNPIPLNPTPGSKWTASDPAVEAEFVARLRAHGIPTTVRDTRGSDIDGACGQLAAEED; from the coding sequence ATGACCACGACCCCTGTCGCCCTCAACCTGTCCACCCCCGCCCGCGGTGCTCGCGGCAAGCCGCCGAAGCACTTCGCCGACCTGACGCCGGAGGAGCGCGTCGCGAAGGTCGTCGAGCTGGGGGAGAAGCCGCTGCGTGCCAAGCAGCTGGCCACCCACTACTTCAGCCACCTCACCTCGGACCCGGCCGCGATGACCGACCTGCCGGCCGCCAGCCGTGACCTGCTGGTGGAGGCGATGTTCCCCGAGCTGCTGACCCCGGCGCGCACCCTGCGGGCCGACGGCGGCACCACCGTCAAGACCCTGTGGCACCTGTTCGACGGCGCCAAGGTCGAGTCGGTGCTGATGCGGTACGCGAACCGGTCGACCCTCTGCGTGTCCTCCCAGGCCGGCTGCGGGATGGCCTGCCCGTTCTGCGCCACCGGTCAGCTGGGCCTGACCCGGAACCTGTCCCCGGCCGAGATCATCGAGCAGGTGCGCTCCGCCGCCCGCTCGCTCGCCAACGGTGAGGTCCCCGGCGGCGACACCCGGCTGTCGAACGTCGTGTTCATGGGCATGGGCGAGCCGCTGGCCAACTACAAGACCGTGATGGCGACGGTGCGGGCGCTGACCGCCCCGACCCCCGAGGGCTTCGGGATGAGCGCCCGGAACATCACGGTGTCCACCGTCGGCCTGGCCCCGGCGATGGACCGCCTGGCGAAGGAGGGCATCCCGGTCACCCTGGCGCTGTCCCTGCACGCGCCGGACGACGAGCTGCGCTCCGAGCTGGTGCCGATGAACGAGAAGTTCTCGGTCAAGGAGGTGCTGGACTCCGCGCGGCGGTACTTCGAGGCCACCGGTCGCCGCGTCTCCATCGAGTACGCGCTGATGCGCGACATCAACGACCAGGCGTGGCGCGCCGACCTGCTCGGCACCGAGCTCAACCGACGTGGTCGCGGCTGGGTGCACTGCAACCCGATCCCGCTGAATCCGACCCCGGGTTCGAAGTGGACGGCGAGCGATCCCGCGGTGGAGGCCGAGTTCGTGGCACGCTTGCGGGCACACGGCATCCCGACCACGGTGCGGGACACCCGTGGGAGCGACATCGACGGCGCCTGCGGACAGTTGGCGGCTGAGGAGGACTGA
- a CDS encoding phosphatidate cytidylyltransferase codes for MSTTVAPTTPPRAGRNLPVAVAVGLGLLVVVAASLIFRKELFGVVAVAAVGVGLWELAQAFSRRGVHIPLLPLLVGDIGILVSAYVAGPEALFVAFVLTVGGLVIWRVLDGSGPAALRDATAGTFAAAYLPLMGGFVMLMLAAEDGAARVALFVLLCVANDTGGYAVGVLIGRHPLAPAVSPKKTWEGLAGSLVLACVVGVLGVHLMFDGDPAVGALLGVAAVAVATLGDLAESLLKRDLELKDMGSVLPGHGGVLDRIDSLLLAAPVIYLLLHALQPVAA; via the coding sequence ATGTCCACCACCGTCGCCCCCACCACGCCTCCCCGCGCGGGCCGGAACCTCCCGGTCGCCGTCGCGGTGGGTCTCGGTCTGCTCGTCGTCGTCGCCGCCTCGCTGATCTTCCGCAAGGAGCTCTTCGGGGTGGTGGCGGTGGCGGCGGTGGGCGTCGGGCTGTGGGAGCTGGCCCAGGCGTTCAGCCGGCGCGGGGTGCACATCCCGCTGCTGCCGCTGCTGGTCGGGGACATCGGAATCCTGGTCTCCGCCTACGTCGCGGGGCCGGAGGCGCTGTTCGTCGCCTTCGTGCTCACCGTCGGTGGGCTGGTGATCTGGCGGGTGCTGGACGGATCCGGCCCCGCGGCACTGCGCGACGCGACGGCGGGCACGTTCGCCGCCGCCTATCTGCCGCTGATGGGCGGCTTCGTGATGCTGATGCTGGCGGCCGAGGACGGTGCGGCCCGGGTCGCCCTGTTCGTGCTGCTCTGCGTCGCGAACGACACCGGTGGCTATGCCGTCGGCGTCCTGATCGGCCGTCACCCGCTGGCACCGGCGGTGAGTCCCAAGAAGACCTGGGAAGGTCTGGCGGGGTCCTTGGTGTTGGCATGTGTGGTCGGGGTGCTCGGAGTGCACCTCATGTTCGACGGAGACCCGGCGGTCGGTGCGCTGCTCGGGGTCGCGGCGGTGGCGGTGGCCACCCTCGGAGACCTCGCGGAGTCACTGCTCAAGCGGGACCTCGAACTCAAGGACATGGGCAGCGTCCTCCCCGGCCACGGTGGTGTGCTGGACCGGATCGACTCGCTGCTGCTCGCCGCCCCCGTGATCTACCTGCTGCTGCACGCCCTGCAGCCGGTCGCGGCCTGA
- the frr gene encoding ribosome recycling factor, with translation MIDDILLEAEEKMDKAVEVAKEDFAGIRTGRANAAMFNKIIVDYYGAPTPLQQLASFQVTEARTVLISPFDKSAMAAIEKALRDSDLGVNPSNDGNAIRIILPALTEERRRDYVKLAKTKAEDAKISIRSVRRRAKDGLDKLVKDGEVGEDEVARAEKELESLTKGHVDTIDTVLSAKESELLEV, from the coding sequence GTGATCGACGACATCCTCCTCGAGGCCGAGGAGAAGATGGACAAGGCCGTCGAGGTCGCCAAGGAGGACTTCGCCGGGATCCGCACCGGTCGGGCGAACGCCGCGATGTTCAACAAGATCATCGTCGACTACTACGGCGCACCGACCCCGCTGCAGCAGCTCGCGTCCTTCCAGGTGACCGAGGCGCGCACCGTGCTGATCTCACCCTTCGACAAGTCCGCGATGGCCGCCATCGAGAAGGCGCTGCGCGACTCCGACCTCGGCGTGAACCCGAGCAACGACGGCAACGCGATCCGGATCATCCTGCCCGCCCTCACCGAGGAGCGGCGCCGGGACTACGTGAAGCTGGCCAAGACCAAGGCCGAGGACGCCAAGATCTCGATCCGCAGCGTGCGCCGCCGTGCCAAGGACGGGCTGGACAAGCTGGTCAAGGACGGCGAGGTCGGCGAGGACGAGGTCGCCCGGGCGGAGAAGGAGCTGGAGTCCCTGACCAAGGGGCACGTCGACACCATCGACACCGTCCTGTCCGCCAAGGAGAGCGAGCTCCTCGAGGTCTGA
- the pyrH gene encoding UMP kinase produces MATMIEETTGEVRTARRVLLKLSGEAFGGGSIGLDAAVVRRIASEIGAAVADGVQVAIVVGGGNFFRGAQLATMGLDRSRADYMGMLGTVMNCLALQDFLEQAGVSTRVQTAITMGQVAEPYIPLRAIRHLEKDRVVIFGAGAGLPYFSTDTVSVQRALETHCDEVLMGKNGVDGVYTADPRTNPDAERLDHLTYTEAIVGELGVMDSTALSMCRDNGVRMRVFGLEEPGNVTRALRGEKIGTLVTED; encoded by the coding sequence ATGGCCACCATGATCGAGGAGACGACCGGCGAGGTCCGCACCGCACGGCGGGTGCTGCTGAAGCTGTCCGGCGAGGCGTTCGGCGGCGGGTCGATCGGGCTTGACGCCGCTGTCGTCCGGCGGATCGCCAGTGAGATCGGTGCCGCCGTGGCCGATGGGGTGCAGGTCGCCATCGTCGTCGGGGGCGGCAACTTCTTCCGTGGCGCCCAGCTCGCCACGATGGGCCTGGACCGGTCCCGCGCCGACTACATGGGCATGCTCGGCACCGTGATGAACTGCCTGGCCCTGCAGGACTTCCTGGAGCAGGCCGGGGTGAGCACCCGGGTGCAGACCGCGATCACCATGGGCCAGGTCGCGGAGCCGTACATCCCGCTGCGGGCGATCCGCCACCTGGAGAAGGACCGCGTGGTCATCTTCGGTGCCGGTGCCGGTCTGCCCTACTTCTCCACCGACACCGTGTCGGTCCAGCGCGCGCTGGAGACGCACTGCGACGAGGTGCTGATGGGCAAGAACGGCGTCGACGGGGTCTACACCGCCGACCCGCGCACCAACCCGGACGCCGAGCGCCTGGACCACCTGACCTACACCGAGGCGATCGTCGGCGAGCTCGGCGTGATGGACTCGACCGCCCTGAGCATGTGCCGCGACAACGGCGTGCGGATGCGTGTCTTCGGGCTGGAGGAGCCGGGGAATGTCACCCGGGCACTCCGGGGTGAGAAGATCGGGACCCTGGTCACCGAGGACTGA